The Tistrella mobilis genome window below encodes:
- a CDS encoding PhzF family phenazine biosynthesis protein: MSVADARGRAFLTADVFTDQAFGGNPLAVLPDAAGLDEAAMQRIAREFNLSETTFVLPPTRPDCDLRFRIFTPEIELPFAGHPTIGGVLALVHLGRIGLPGDGSPVRVVIEEMAGPVPVDILADAAGGLPRAVMGAPRRPAAVADAPGRADLAALLSLPDEAIADGALVASAGMPFLFVPLTRDADLDRCRPDPSALARVLPEGAPSRLVYPMVVDRAARRVRSRMFGAAAGIGEDPATGSAAMALAAWLAGIETGRGTVAWTIFQGEAMGRPSRLDLEIDLDHTGISAVRLAGRAVMMTTGRLISGI, translated from the coding sequence ATGTCCGTCGCTGATGCCCGGGGGCGTGCCTTTCTGACGGCCGACGTTTTCACCGACCAGGCCTTCGGTGGCAATCCGCTGGCGGTGCTGCCCGATGCGGCCGGGCTGGACGAGGCCGCGATGCAGCGCATCGCGCGCGAATTCAACCTGTCCGAGACGACCTTCGTCCTGCCACCGACGCGGCCGGATTGTGATCTGCGATTCCGCATCTTCACGCCTGAGATCGAGCTGCCTTTCGCCGGCCATCCCACGATCGGCGGCGTACTGGCCCTGGTGCATCTGGGGCGGATCGGCCTGCCCGGCGACGGCAGCCCGGTGCGGGTGGTGATCGAGGAAATGGCCGGCCCGGTGCCGGTCGATATCCTGGCCGATGCTGCGGGCGGGCTGCCGCGGGCGGTGATGGGTGCTCCACGCCGGCCCGCCGCAGTGGCCGATGCCCCGGGCCGGGCCGACCTCGCCGCACTTCTGTCCCTGCCGGACGAGGCGATCGCCGACGGGGCGCTGGTCGCCTCGGCCGGGATGCCTTTCCTGTTCGTGCCGCTGACGCGTGATGCGGATCTGGATCGCTGCCGTCCGGATCCATCGGCGTTGGCGCGTGTTCTGCCCGAGGGGGCACCCTCGCGTCTGGTCTATCCGATGGTGGTGGATCGGGCGGCGCGGCGGGTAAGGTCGCGGATGTTCGGGGCCGCCGCCGGTATCGGCGAGGATCCGGCCACCGGATCGGCGGCCATGGCGCTTGCGGCCTGGCTGGCCGGCATCGAAACGGGGCGGGGGACCGTTGCCTGGACCATCTTTCAGGGAGAGGCGATGGGCCGTCCCAGCCGGCTGGATCTTGAGATCGACCTGGATCACACCGGGAT
- a CDS encoding OsmC family protein — protein MTARVSWLDGMMFVGESGSGHTVVMDGAAQHGGRDHGIRPMEMLLLGMGGCSAFDVVQILKKGRQPIQGCRLEIEGERAETEPKVYTKITVRYVVYGDGLDPAKVDRAIKLSAEKYCSASIMLGKTAEIDHVFEIRPAAAARDAEV, from the coding sequence ATGACCGCGCGGGTGTCCTGGCTGGACGGCATGATGTTCGTGGGCGAAAGCGGCTCGGGACATACGGTGGTGATGGACGGGGCCGCCCAGCACGGCGGCCGCGATCACGGGATCCGACCGATGGAGATGCTGCTGCTCGGCATGGGCGGCTGCAGCGCCTTCGATGTCGTCCAGATCCTGAAGAAGGGTCGCCAGCCGATCCAGGGCTGCCGGCTGGAGATCGAGGGCGAACGCGCCGAAACCGAGCCCAAGGTCTACACGAAGATCACCGTGCGCTACGTCGTCTATGGCGACGGGCTGGATCCGGCCAAGGTCGACCGGGCGATCAAGCTGTCGGCCGAGAAATACTGCTCGGCCTCGATCATGCTGGGCAAGACCGCCGAAATCGACCATGTCTTCGAGATACGGCCGGCGGCGGCGGCACGCGATGCCGAGGTCTGA
- a CDS encoding multidrug effflux MFS transporter, with protein sequence MPRSDTPPELRAAAVRGGATDGRPGGDAPLWILVVITAIGPVALNLFVPSMPAAQRGLGLSDAAIQLTLTLYLVALAGAQLIYGPVSDRFGRKPPLIFGMLCLALGSVVAGFAEDAVQLVSGRVLQAIGGCSGLVLGRAMIRDRHDPSEAASRIATVTLAMMLAPMLTPAVGGYADQWLGWRAGFWAITAIAAAIFVSVALRLPETHHDRRPMPGLAPMLRAYRGLLADRGFMGHAGAAGFGTAAFFAFVAGAPYVIIELMGRTPAEFGLWYIVASGGYMIGNIITARLASRVGPMRMLTAGAVAAVLGYGSLILAAGLLPMAPMTIFLPMTGIALANGIILPNATARALVAGGTGNVGAAAGLAGFLQMGGGAVASQVIGWTRGADAWPLVFVLVGCGLGTLLCTLVAWGAERRPAG encoded by the coding sequence ATGCCGAGGTCTGACACACCGCCGGAACTGCGCGCAGCAGCCGTCCGCGGCGGTGCGACCGACGGCCGGCCCGGCGGCGATGCGCCGCTCTGGATCCTGGTCGTCATCACGGCCATCGGGCCGGTAGCACTCAACCTGTTCGTGCCGTCGATGCCGGCGGCGCAGCGCGGGCTCGGCCTCAGCGATGCCGCCATCCAGCTGACCCTCACCCTCTATCTGGTGGCGCTGGCCGGCGCGCAGCTGATCTACGGCCCGGTCTCCGACCGCTTCGGCCGGAAGCCGCCGCTGATCTTCGGCATGCTGTGCCTGGCGCTGGGCAGCGTCGTCGCCGGTTTCGCCGAGGATGCCGTGCAGCTGGTCAGTGGCCGGGTTCTGCAGGCGATCGGCGGCTGTTCCGGGCTGGTGCTGGGCCGGGCGATGATCCGCGACCGCCATGATCCGTCCGAGGCCGCCTCGCGGATCGCGACGGTCACGCTCGCCATGATGCTGGCACCGATGCTGACCCCGGCGGTCGGCGGCTATGCCGATCAATGGCTGGGCTGGCGGGCCGGGTTCTGGGCCATCACCGCCATCGCGGCGGCGATCTTCGTCTCGGTGGCCCTGCGTCTGCCAGAAACCCATCACGACCGCCGGCCGATGCCCGGCCTGGCCCCCATGCTGCGTGCCTATCGCGGCCTGCTGGCCGATCGCGGCTTCATGGGCCATGCCGGCGCCGCCGGTTTCGGAACCGCCGCCTTCTTCGCCTTCGTCGCCGGCGCACCTTACGTGATCATCGAGCTGATGGGCCGCACCCCGGCGGAGTTCGGGCTCTGGTACATCGTGGCCTCGGGCGGCTACATGATCGGCAACATCATCACCGCGCGCCTCGCCTCGCGCGTCGGGCCGATGCGTATGCTGACGGCGGGCGCCGTCGCCGCGGTGCTGGGCTATGGCTCGCTGATCCTGGCGGCCGGTCTGCTGCCGATGGCGCCGATGACCATCTTCCTGCCGATGACCGGTATTGCGCTCGCCAACGGCATCATCCTGCCCAATGCCACCGCCCGTGCACTGGTGGCAGGCGGCACGGGCAATGTCGGTGCGGCGGCGGGGCTTGCCGGCTTCCTGCAGATGGGCGGCGGCGCCGTCGCCTCGCAGGTGATCGGCTGGACCCGCGGCGCCGATGCCTGGCCGCTGGTCTTCGTGCTGGTCGGCTGCGGCCTGGGCACGCTTCTCTGCACCCTTGTCGCCTGGGGGGCGGAACGGCGCCCGGCCGGCTGA
- a CDS encoding patatin-like protein codes for MREIELRLAVVCFGGISLAVYIHGVTRELAGLVRASERIGAARQGRPQGRLDPVEQVYAGLLTDIGRDRPIRVVIDILSGASAGGVNAVTLARTLAHDLTLEPLRALWLEGADVDALTAERNRAGPFSKLVLRPLLPIARRLALGPSAAAEADFAEKLSRFLRARWFEPPFDGPGLAGRFFDALTAQTPADPHLVAAGVAPSLMPRGVPLDLIVTATDFHGHPRRVTVGDPAWVTERDHRHRLAFAYLHDGTGIRRDDFGPGSLPALAFAMRATSSFPGAFPPAHLAEIDEALAARGLGWPDRQRFVAGCFAAQARGGVDPEKIWLIDGAVLDNKPFGAAIERIPLHPATRPVDRRLIYVDPHPRDHPAPENGHLRAPGFLGAMKAAMTDIPRHEPIRDELEHIAEGNRRAIEIQDALSRTWRRIEARVHDVAGPALDAGSDAAAVAIAREAGHEAARADAGFTYDAYLRLKTGREIEALALLIARMSGMAGDEAAPLAGAARAELIPAVRALAERDGPVTFLRRFDAAFAGRRLRFLLRVVNMIADGSNPPPPDALAALKADLYALLARIERSAGGGGDAVPGLVDLSPDATATAVAEMLALIDATRALDARLAALDAGKGFGLIHRRRLIAAHVGFAWLDVLLLPLLDGAEQDPSQTVGVMRISPDDARLLAPGGAVATLKGIGMQHFGAFFSRAWRENDYLWGRLHGAERMVDLLVDAAAKAGVATPPDPVRAKCRLFRAILEMEAPHLPQAVDLIRDLRIRIDQIEDTRS; via the coding sequence ATGCGCGAGATCGAACTCAGGCTGGCGGTGGTCTGCTTCGGCGGCATCTCGCTTGCCGTCTATATTCATGGGGTGACGCGCGAACTGGCCGGGCTGGTCAGGGCGTCGGAACGCATCGGCGCCGCCCGCCAGGGCCGGCCGCAAGGCCGCCTCGACCCGGTCGAACAGGTCTATGCCGGCCTGCTGACGGACATCGGCCGCGACCGGCCGATCCGGGTGGTGATCGACATCCTCTCGGGCGCCTCGGCCGGCGGCGTCAACGCCGTCACCCTGGCCCGCACGCTGGCCCATGACCTGACGCTGGAGCCCCTGCGCGCGCTCTGGCTGGAAGGGGCCGATGTCGATGCGCTGACGGCCGAACGCAACCGCGCCGGGCCGTTCTCAAAGCTGGTGTTGCGGCCGCTGCTGCCGATCGCACGCCGCCTGGCGCTCGGCCCCTCGGCCGCCGCAGAAGCAGATTTCGCCGAAAAGCTCTCGCGCTTCCTGCGCGCCCGCTGGTTTGAGCCCCCCTTCGACGGGCCGGGCCTTGCCGGTCGGTTTTTCGATGCCCTGACCGCCCAGACCCCGGCCGATCCGCATCTGGTCGCGGCGGGTGTCGCGCCGTCGCTGATGCCGCGGGGCGTGCCGCTCGACCTTATCGTCACCGCGACCGATTTCCACGGCCATCCCCGCCGGGTAACCGTCGGCGACCCGGCCTGGGTCACCGAGCGCGACCATCGCCACCGGCTGGCCTTCGCCTATCTCCACGACGGTACCGGCATCCGGCGCGACGATTTCGGCCCGGGCAGCCTGCCGGCGCTTGCCTTCGCCATGCGCGCGACCTCGTCCTTTCCCGGCGCCTTTCCGCCGGCCCATCTGGCCGAGATCGACGAGGCGCTGGCCGCCCGCGGCCTCGGCTGGCCCGATCGGCAGCGCTTCGTCGCCGGCTGCTTCGCGGCCCAGGCACGGGGCGGCGTGGACCCTGAGAAGATCTGGCTGATCGACGGCGCCGTGCTCGACAACAAACCCTTCGGCGCGGCGATCGAGCGGATCCCGCTCCACCCCGCCACCCGGCCGGTGGACCGGCGGCTGATCTATGTCGACCCGCATCCGCGCGACCATCCGGCGCCGGAAAACGGCCATCTGCGCGCACCGGGCTTCCTTGGGGCGATGAAGGCGGCGATGACCGACATTCCCCGCCACGAGCCGATCCGCGACGAGCTGGAGCACATCGCCGAAGGCAACCGCCGCGCCATCGAGATCCAGGATGCGCTGAGCCGGACCTGGCGGCGGATCGAGGCCCGGGTCCATGACGTCGCCGGGCCGGCGCTGGATGCCGGATCGGACGCCGCGGCGGTCGCGATCGCCCGCGAGGCCGGGCACGAAGCCGCCCGTGCCGATGCCGGTTTCACTTACGACGCCTATCTGCGCCTGAAGACGGGGCGCGAGATCGAGGCATTGGCCCTGCTGATCGCCCGCATGTCGGGGATGGCGGGCGACGAGGCCGCACCGCTTGCCGGCGCGGCGCGGGCCGAACTGATCCCGGCGGTTCGCGCCCTGGCCGAACGCGACGGGCCCGTCACCTTCCTGCGCCGCTTCGACGCGGCCTTCGCAGGACGGCGGCTGCGCTTCCTGCTGAGGGTGGTGAACATGATCGCCGACGGCAGCAATCCGCCGCCGCCGGATGCGCTCGCCGCCCTGAAGGCCGATCTCTACGCCCTGCTCGCCCGGATCGAGCGCAGCGCCGGCGGCGGTGGCGATGCGGTGCCGGGGCTTGTCGACCTCTCGCCCGATGCGACCGCCACCGCGGTGGCCGAAATGCTGGCACTGATCGATGCGACCCGGGCCCTGGACGCAAGGCTGGCGGCGCTGGATGCCGGCAAGGGGTTCGGCCTGATCCACCGCCGCCGGCTGATCGCCGCCCATGTCGGCTTCGCCTGGCTGGACGTGCTGCTGCTGCCGCTGCTGGACGGCGCCGAACAGGATCCGTCGCAGACCGTAGGCGTGATGCGGATCAGCCCCGACGACGCCCGGCTGCTGGCACCGGGCGGGGCCGTGGCCACGCTGAAGGGCATCGGCATGCAGCATTTCGGTGCCTTCTTCAGCCGCGCCTGGCGCGAGAACGACTATCTGTGGGGCCGCCTGCATGGGGCCGAACGCATGGTCGACCTGCTGGTCGATGCGGCAGCCAAAGCCGGTGTCGCAACACCCCCCGATCCGGTACGGGCGAAATGCCGGCTGTTTCGTGCCATTCTGGAGATGGAAGCCCCCCATCTGCCGCAGGCGGTCGATCTGATCCGCGACCTGCGTATCCGCATCGATCAGATCGAGGACACCCGTTCATGA
- a CDS encoding methyltransferase — MTEDRHRSGLSAADAEAFVAGATLPAAPPLLPEIRLHLASEVTPLWEATETRLAEAGLPPPFWAFAWAGGQAVARLVLDRPDLVRGRRVMDFATGGGVAAIAAALAGATSVEAVDIDPFATAAARLNARVNGVDITTLTEDLVGQRPPPGAPDVVMAGDVCYEKPMAERVFAWLRALAGDGVLVLLGDPARAYAPRDGVEALVVIDVPTVIEIEDKPQRRTTVWRVLPAPAAS; from the coding sequence ATGACCGAAGACCGCCACCGATCAGGCCTGTCCGCCGCCGATGCCGAAGCCTTCGTGGCCGGCGCCACCCTGCCGGCCGCCCCGCCGCTGCTGCCCGAAATCCGCCTGCATCTGGCAAGCGAGGTGACGCCGCTTTGGGAAGCGACCGAGACCAGGCTTGCCGAGGCCGGCCTGCCGCCGCCCTTCTGGGCCTTCGCCTGGGCCGGCGGTCAGGCGGTTGCACGGCTGGTGCTGGACCGCCCCGATCTGGTCCGCGGCCGGCGGGTGATGGATTTCGCGACCGGCGGCGGCGTTGCCGCGATCGCCGCAGCCCTTGCCGGTGCCACATCGGTCGAAGCGGTGGATATCGACCCGTTCGCCACCGCGGCGGCGCGGCTGAACGCGCGCGTGAACGGTGTCGACATCACCACACTGACCGAAGATCTGGTGGGGCAGCGGCCGCCGCCGGGCGCGCCCGACGTCGTGATGGCGGGCGATGTCTGCTACGAGAAGCCGATGGCGGAGCGGGTCTTCGCCTGGTTGCGGGCGCTGGCCGGCGATGGCGTTCTGGTGCTGCTGGGCGACCCGGCCCGCGCCTACGCCCCGCGCGACGGGGTGGAAGCGCTGGTGGTGATCGATGTCCCGACGGTGATCGAAATCGAGGACAAGCCCCAGCGCAGGACCACGGTCTGGCGGGTGCTGCCCGCCCCTGCCGCTTCGTGA
- a CDS encoding DnaJ C-terminal domain-containing protein, producing the protein MSRILYDRLGVASTASDAEIKSAYRKLAKKYHPDSRPGDKAAEEKFKQISAAWHILGDPAQRRRYDAGEIDEEGRERAAAGFGPGGFGAGGFGGGRNAGFSGFETHFDGRNGGFGGGFADLFEEILGGRGPRAGGFSDMGGAGMGGGVPDTEARITVSFTEAALGATRRISLSGAGELDLKIPAGATDGTKLRLRGKGQGGGDLIVRLEVAPHPTFRREGDDIHLDLPVTLAEAVLGAKVEVPTLDGHARITVPSGSSSGRKLRLKGKGVPARGGTGDLYVHLKIVLPDHPDPALQAAIKAWAEAHPQPDPRRNLKG; encoded by the coding sequence GTGAGCCGGATCCTGTACGACCGTCTGGGCGTCGCGTCGACCGCGAGTGATGCCGAGATCAAATCCGCCTATCGCAAACTGGCCAAGAAATATCACCCGGACAGCCGCCCGGGTGACAAGGCGGCCGAAGAGAAGTTCAAGCAGATCAGCGCCGCCTGGCACATCCTGGGCGACCCGGCGCAGCGCAGGCGTTATGACGCCGGCGAGATCGACGAGGAAGGCCGCGAACGCGCCGCGGCGGGTTTCGGCCCCGGCGGTTTCGGTGCCGGCGGCTTCGGGGGCGGCCGCAATGCCGGCTTCAGCGGCTTCGAGACCCATTTCGACGGCCGCAATGGCGGCTTCGGCGGCGGCTTTGCCGACCTGTTCGAAGAAATCCTGGGCGGGCGCGGGCCGCGTGCCGGCGGGTTCTCGGATATGGGGGGGGCCGGCATGGGAGGTGGCGTCCCCGATACCGAAGCACGGATCACCGTCAGCTTCACCGAAGCGGCGCTGGGCGCCACCCGGCGGATTTCGCTGAGCGGGGCCGGCGAGCTGGATCTGAAGATCCCAGCCGGCGCCACCGACGGCACGAAGCTGCGCCTGCGCGGCAAGGGCCAGGGCGGCGGCGACCTGATCGTCCGCCTGGAGGTAGCCCCCCACCCGACCTTCCGGCGCGAGGGCGACGACATCCACCTGGACCTGCCGGTGACGCTGGCCGAGGCGGTCCTGGGCGCGAAGGTCGAGGTGCCGACCCTCGACGGCCATGCCCGGATCACCGTGCCCTCGGGCAGCAGCAGCGGCCGCAAGCTCCGGCTGAAGGGCAAGGGTGTGCCGGCCCGCGGCGGCACCGGCGACCTTTACGTGCACCTGAAGATCGTGCTGCCCGACCATCCCGATCCGGCACTTCAGGCCGCGATCAAGGCCTGGGCCGAGGCCCATCCCCAGCCCGACCCGCGGCGCAACCTGAAAGGCTGA
- a CDS encoding glutathione S-transferase family protein yields MTRKPADAARANPARAIAFHPGDTPDGGAVSLALAELRRPVVDLAPADPVIDPSVAAFMGDCPMAFRPPVVAIAGGAPITGAAAILAALAAAEPSKLLPRRPAERAVAEDWSAWIETDLVPPMMALIALRRLAPRHLPDAIEQARLVLKARVARVEAALEDGPTLAGRWSVADMRLMAWLHRADWVGLGLGSRPALSAFADRAYAKPRIVLALAATKRPPVILDHVILDHEGPEG; encoded by the coding sequence ATGACCCGCAAGCCTGCCGACGCCGCCCGTGCCAATCCTGCACGAGCGATCGCCTTTCATCCGGGCGACACGCCCGATGGTGGGGCGGTCTCGCTCGCGCTTGCCGAACTGCGCCGGCCGGTGGTCGATCTGGCGCCGGCCGATCCGGTGATCGACCCGTCGGTCGCGGCCTTCATGGGCGACTGCCCCATGGCCTTCCGGCCGCCGGTGGTGGCGATCGCAGGCGGCGCGCCGATCACCGGTGCGGCGGCGATCCTGGCGGCGCTGGCCGCGGCCGAACCTTCGAAACTGCTGCCGCGGCGTCCGGCGGAGCGGGCGGTGGCCGAAGACTGGTCGGCCTGGATCGAGACCGATCTGGTGCCGCCGATGATGGCCTTGATCGCGCTCCGCCGCCTGGCGCCCCGCCATCTGCCGGACGCGATCGAGCAGGCCCGCCTGGTGCTGAAGGCGCGGGTGGCGCGGGTCGAGGCGGCGCTCGAAGACGGGCCGACCCTGGCCGGGCGCTGGTCCGTCGCGGATATGCGGCTGATGGCCTGGCTGCACCGCGCCGATTGGGTCGGGCTGGGGCTGGGGTCACGGCCGGCCCTCTCGGCCTTTGCCGACCGCGCCTATGCGAAGCCGCGGATCGTTCTGGCGCTGGCTGCAACGAAACGGCCCCCCGTCATCCTGGATCACGTCATCCTGGATCACGAGGGGCCGGAAGGATAG
- a CDS encoding SLC13 family permease: protein MTLDQILISALLVIALVLFVLGRPRYDLVALGTLIAGVVLGLVPAKDAFSGFGHDAVITVAAVLAISRALALTGALEPLTSLVRKASANTVTHILVLCGIGAVISAFMNNVGALALLMPIAIQSTIKAGRSPAGVLMPLAFSTVLGGMVTLIGTPPNVIVSGFRAQAVGEPYHLLDFAWVGLPAALAGLVYMALLGWRLIPGDRLGKGAVADLMDVGAYMTELTVKPGSSLIDRTVGEAEASWTDSDLTVVGLIRDDRRIFGAMARQKIAEGDVLLVRGESEAITRRARAAGLDFAASERPSAEHLQSQDVVMAEVVVGVGSPLIGRHAGELGLRETYGINLLALSREGAAIRSRLGRVRMQIGDVLLLQGDARRLQAVMADLRCLPLVERDIIKHDQRRGRIALGLFGAGIALAASGLLPAAVAFAIVVLGLVVSNALPVRELYTGIEWPVIVLLGAMIPIGAALETTGVTGLIADGIVGLGGDVPVWVLLAALLVVTMTLSDILNNAATAVIMAPISIAVAQGIDVSPDPFLMAVAIGASSSFLTPIGHQNNALVMGPGGYHFGDYWRVGLPLEIVVAVVSVPLLLLFWPL, encoded by the coding sequence ATGACCCTGGACCAGATCCTGATCAGTGCGCTGCTCGTCATCGCGCTGGTCCTGTTCGTGCTCGGGCGGCCGCGCTACGACCTCGTAGCCCTGGGCACGCTGATCGCCGGCGTGGTGCTGGGGCTGGTCCCGGCGAAGGATGCTTTTTCGGGCTTCGGACATGATGCGGTGATCACCGTCGCGGCGGTGCTCGCGATCAGCAGGGCGCTGGCCCTGACCGGTGCGCTGGAGCCGCTCACCAGCCTGGTGCGCAAGGCCTCGGCCAATACCGTCACCCATATCCTGGTGCTCTGCGGCATCGGTGCGGTGATCTCGGCCTTCATGAACAATGTCGGCGCGCTTGCCCTGCTGATGCCGATCGCGATCCAGAGCACGATCAAGGCCGGAAGATCACCGGCGGGTGTGCTGATGCCGCTCGCCTTTTCCACGGTTCTGGGCGGCATGGTCACCCTGATCGGCACGCCGCCCAACGTCATCGTCTCGGGTTTCCGCGCCCAGGCGGTGGGGGAGCCCTATCACCTGCTCGATTTCGCCTGGGTCGGCCTGCCGGCGGCGCTGGCGGGGCTGGTCTACATGGCGCTGCTCGGCTGGCGGCTGATCCCGGGCGACCGGTTGGGCAAGGGCGCCGTCGCCGATCTGATGGATGTCGGCGCCTACATGACCGAGTTGACCGTGAAGCCCGGCTCCAGCCTGATCGACCGGACGGTGGGCGAGGCCGAGGCGTCCTGGACCGACAGTGATCTGACGGTGGTGGGGCTGATCCGCGACGACCGGCGGATCTTCGGCGCCATGGCCCGGCAGAAGATCGCCGAGGGCGATGTGCTGCTGGTCCGCGGCGAAAGCGAGGCGATCACCCGGCGCGCCCGAGCGGCGGGGCTGGACTTCGCCGCTTCGGAACGCCCCTCGGCGGAGCATCTCCAGTCCCAGGACGTCGTGATGGCCGAGGTGGTGGTGGGCGTGGGCTCGCCGCTGATCGGCCGCCATGCGGGCGAGCTTGGCCTGCGCGAGACCTATGGCATCAACCTGCTGGCGCTGTCGCGGGAAGGGGCCGCTATCCGTTCGCGCCTGGGCCGGGTGCGGATGCAGATCGGCGATGTGCTGCTGCTCCAGGGCGATGCGCGCCGGCTTCAGGCGGTGATGGCCGATCTGCGCTGTCTGCCGCTGGTGGAGCGCGACATCATCAAGCACGATCAGCGCCGGGGACGGATCGCACTCGGCCTGTTCGGTGCCGGCATCGCCCTTGCGGCATCCGGCCTGCTGCCGGCGGCGGTCGCCTTTGCGATCGTGGTGCTGGGGCTGGTCGTCAGCAACGCCCTGCCGGTGCGCGAACTCTATACCGGCATCGAATGGCCGGTGATCGTCCTGCTGGGGGCGATGATCCCGATCGGGGCGGCACTGGAGACGACGGGTGTCACCGGGCTGATCGCCGACGGCATCGTCGGCCTTGGCGGCGACGTGCCGGTCTGGGTGCTGCTCGCTGCCCTGCTGGTCGTGACCATGACGCTGTCCGACATCCTGAACAATGCCGCAACCGCGGTGATCATGGCGCCGATCTCGATCGCGGTCGCCCAGGGTATCGATGTCTCGCCCGACCCCTTCCTGATGGCGGTGGCAATCGGCGCCTCTTCCTCCTTCCTGACCCCGATCGGGCATCAGAACAACGCCCTGGTCATGGGGCCGGGCGGCTATCATTTCGGCGATTACTGGCGGGTCGGCCTGCCGCTGGAGATCGTGGTCGCGGTGGTTTCGGTGCCGCTGCTGCTCCTGTTCTGGCCGCTCTGA
- a CDS encoding glutathione binding-like protein, with the protein MTSPIDLFYWPTPNGWKISIALEELGLPYTIRPVNIGEGDQFQSDFLKISPNNKMPAIIDPEGPEGRPIAIFESGAILIYLAEKTGRLMPADPRGRYAVLEWLMFQMGGVGPMLGQAHHFRQYAPEKIPYAIDRYTNEAGRLYNVLDKRLSETEWVAGDGYSIADIAIFPWIVPHERQGQSFDERPHLKRWYETMKARPAVSTGLDVGKELRSGSATDPKAFQTLFGAAQYQKR; encoded by the coding sequence ATGACCAGCCCGATCGACCTTTTCTACTGGCCGACCCCCAACGGGTGGAAGATTTCCATCGCGCTTGAGGAACTGGGCCTGCCCTACACCATCAGGCCGGTCAACATCGGCGAGGGCGACCAGTTCCAGTCCGACTTCCTGAAGATCAGCCCGAACAACAAGATGCCGGCGATCATCGATCCCGAGGGTCCGGAAGGCCGGCCGATCGCCATCTTCGAATCCGGTGCGATCCTGATCTATCTGGCCGAGAAGACCGGCCGGTTGATGCCGGCCGACCCCCGCGGCCGCTACGCCGTGCTGGAATGGCTGATGTTCCAGATGGGCGGCGTCGGTCCGATGCTGGGCCAGGCGCATCATTTCCGCCAGTACGCGCCCGAGAAGATCCCTTACGCCATCGACCGCTATACCAACGAGGCGGGCCGGCTCTACAACGTGCTGGACAAGCGGCTCTCGGAAACCGAATGGGTTGCAGGCGACGGCTATTCCATCGCCGACATCGCGATCTTCCCCTGGATCGTGCCGCATGAACGTCAGGGTCAGTCTTTCGACGAGCGCCCGCATCTGAAGCGCTGGTACGAGACCATGAAGGCACGGCCCGCCGTCTCCACGGGTCTGGACGTGGGCAAGGAGCTGCGCAGCGGCAGCGCCACCGACCCCAAGGCCTTCCAGACCCTGTTCGGCGCCGCCCAGTACCAGAAGCGCTGA